Part of the Desulfovulcanus ferrireducens genome, GAACCCCTGCTGCTCAAGGGTGTCAGCTATAAGCTTAGCAGCGGTATCGGTATTGCCACCTGGCCTTGGACTGCAGGCCAGGATCAAACTGTCATACTTCATGTTTTACGCTCAAAAACACCCTCAATATAATCATCGAATTCTTTTATGTTTAACTCCCAGTGCGGCGCAATATACAAGGCATTTTTTAATTGGTCCAAGGCGTTTTTCTGTATCAAAACAGTTATTTTTTGCCCCCTGGAAAGACGGAGGTACCAACTTACCTCCTGACCAACCCCTCAACATTTATGCCTAAGGTCCAGCTCAATATCTTTATCGAGCATGATTCCCCCTAGAATCTATTTGAGCATATATCTTGATGTACTCTGAGACCATTCGACTGGCAGAGAAGAACTGTTTTCCGCGCTCAAAAGCCGTGTCAGCCATAAATCTTGCTCTTCGTCTCTTTTTTAAGAGACGAACTACCTCTTGCGCCAATTCATCCCAATTGCCTGAATTTATTAAGATACCTGTCTCTCCGTGAACAATCTGCTCCCCAATGCCTCCTACATTAAAGGCCACCACCGGCAACCTGCAACGCATGGCCTCCAGGACAATTAAAGGATGGTTGTCGGCCACAGTGGGATACGCCAGCACCGAGCAACTTTGCATAAGCGCATATAAAGTATCCTGAGGTAAATAAGGCAAAAAATATAAATTTCTTTCTTGCCGGATCTTATCACCACCTACAAACAATGCCCTTGCCTCAGGCATTGCCTCGGCTATCTTTTGCCACACATCCTCCCATCTTGATCCGCCTTTGTAAACAGCTTTGGTGCCACCGTGGGCCACAAAAAGAACACTTGGGTATTTTTTTAAAAAATTAAACTGATTTAATAACCCGCTATCTTTTACGACCTCCTCGTCCCACTCAATGCCATTGGGAATAACCTTTATCTTAAACTCCGGTAGGAACTGGCGCACCATTTTTCCCAGCCATTTGGAAGGAGAGACAATAAGAGGTCTCGTTTGGAAGAGTATATCTTTTTTGCTTTGCCACACCTTGTGGCTTTGTACAAACCCGCGTTCACAGTACTCGCACCCTGTTTTCCACTGCTCACACTGTAAAGGATAAACACATCCACCTGTGATCAAAGAACAATCGTGGGCAGTGATCACCACCCTGGACAGGCCAGCAATTTTTTTCAGCACATCCAGCCAGTTCAAGCAGGAATGAATATGCAAAATACTTCTATCACTCTTTTGTAACAGACCTTCTAAACCTTGTCCTTCAACTTCCCAGACATGGTCACTTACTACACCCTGGCTGGACAAACGTTTATGTAAAATTCTGGCAACCCTGGCTGCCCCGCCTTGTTCTTTTAAGGCGCTAAAATGGACAACTTGCATGCGTAATTAGGGAGTTGAGGCTTAAAGTTACCGTTAATGCAGAACTCAACTAAATAATTGGGACTTCATGAAAAAACGGGTTGTGCAGCTTTTCATCCATGACCCTGGTTTCTTCACCATGACCAGGATAAATAATGGTATCGTCCGGCAGGGTAAAAATCTTTTCCTGGGCAGATTTTTTAAGAATTTCAAGACTCCCCCCCGGGAAATCAGTACGGCCCACAGAGCGAAAAAATATCAAATCCCCTACAAAAACGGCCTCAAGTTCAGGAAAATAAAAAGAAAGACTGCCTGGAGTATGACCGGGCGTAGCCAGTACTTGACAGGCGAAACCTAAAAAATTCTGCTCACTTTCGCTTAAATCAACAAAATCAAATGGCTCTGTCTCCGGGAAATCCATGAATCCCCCTGCGCCAAGTTCTGTTTGCAATAAAAACTCATCTTCCTTGTTGGCCAAAATTGGGGCCCCAGTTGCACGGGCCAAGGCAGCATTGCCCTGGATGTGGTCAAAATGAAGGTGAGTATTTAAAATATGGGTCAGCTTAAGATTATTTTGAGACAAAAAAGAAATAACCTCGCGTGGGTCCCCACCCGGATCTATAACCACGGCCTTATTCTGACTAACAATCAGGTAGCAATTGGTTTGAAGAACTCCGAGTTGAAAAATCCTGATTTCTGCCATTTAAAACTCCTCTAAAAGTAGTTGTGATAAATCTTTTCGGGAAGAACTACCTTCTTGCGCAGGATATCCCATAGCAATAACGGCCATTAACTCCAATTGCTCGGGGTCAGTATTTAAAACTTCATGCACTTGAGTTTCCTGATTTAAAATCTCGCCCAGCCAGACAGCGCCCAGGCCCAATCCATGAGCGGCCAAAAGCATATTCTGAATACAAGCCCCGGCACCCTGATAATCTTTTGTGGCATTATACATGGCATCCTTGGCCAAAAAAACCACGATCAAAGTATTGGCCTGACGCACAATGTGTCCATATCTAGTACACTCGGCCAATTTAGCTTTACGCTGCTCATCCTTAACGACCAAAAAACGCCAAGGCTGATTATTCAATCCGGAAGGAGCCCACCGCCCAGCATCAAGAATCTTTATGATTTTTTCCCTATCCACGTCCTGTTCTGTAAACTTGCGGATACTTCTGCGATTAAATATAGCATCAAAAATATCTACCGTCATGTTACCTTCCCCCTATGAGTTTATCGCGTCCACTGCGTTTTTGGAGTCTATTTAGAGCCTGTGGCCGAACCTTTTTATCAACTTAATTTCCATGGTTTATTCTAGTCTGGGTTTCTTTCATGCTGGTACAAAGACTTGGACCCATCTATAGCTTGCTTGCGGACAGAGCATAATGGGATACTTTGGGTAAACAAATATTTTTTTATTATCGATAGTTATGGTCAGTATCGCAAAATATTTAGCCCATTCATCCCGATGCTCTGTTTTTCCGCAAGCTTTACTAAGATGGGTTACCCAAGCCGTTTGTAATGCATTTCAGAAACCAGGACTTTCAATCAGCGGTTAAAATGGGGTTTGGCCACAGGCTCTTTGGTCTAACATATGGGAATTAGGGCAAAACTCAATAAGCTCAACAAACTCACTAGCCTTTTTGCTCTTTTTTGTCTATTTGTCTATTGTTCACTGTCTAGGTCTTACTATCCTATAGTGAAACTCAAACATAATTTCCTAAATCCAACATTATAAAACCAATGGAAAAAAATCAAAACCAGATCACTCTTGACAAAAATGATCTCATTCAATTTGAGCCTGTCTTGCAAAAATTCTTAAGAGAAATTTTTCTTTTTACCTCGCACAGCCTGTATTTCCCACAAGCAATCCCTAACCAGGTAAAAGGCAATGAACAACTAAAACCAATTCTGGAAAAAGACAGGTTGCTTTTGCCTTTGGTTTTCAAAAACAACTTTCTTGGCCTTTTTGTAGCCAGAGATGTAGACCCTGCCCAGATTAAATCCTTACTGCCTTATCTGGTTACCATGACCTCCCTATGTCTGGATAAGCTCTATCTCTATAAAACAAGCATAACAGATCCCTTAACAGCTCTTTTTAATCATAACTTTCTCCAAAAAACCATTGAAGATGAGATTGAACTCATTTTGGCCAACATAACATTGGGGCCAAACTCCAGCCTGGACGCAAGTCTAAACGGATATAGTGCCACTTTTGGAATCATCCTTATTGATTTGGACCGTTTTCATGTAATCAATGACAACTTTGGTTATGAATTTGGAGATAAAGTTTTAAGGCGCATTGGTGAAGAATTGAAAAAGCTCTGTCCGGAAAAATCAGTCCTGGCCCGCATAGAAGGTGATACTTTTGCCCTTTTCTATCCCCACTCTTCCCCGCGTAAATGTATAAAGCTAGCTAAAAAACTTAAAACAAACATCTCAAACCTTATCTTTTCTTATCCCCTCTCAGACGAACAGGTTTCTGTTTGTGCAAGTTTTGGCATAGTCAATTTCCCTGAAGATATTTTTGGACCTCAATTTCAAAAGACTGCTACGGAATTAACTCACATCTTAGTGGAAAAAGCAAAGCGAACACTGGATGCAGCCAAAAGAAATGGGGGGAACCAAGTTTATTCCTTTGGCCAGATTCTATCTCAAGGAGGACTAGTTTTAAAAACCCTGCCTTTAGGCCGCCTAATCCTAAACCTGAGCAAATATGTTGATGCCCGAGAAGGCCAGAGATTTTTGGTTTGGTCCCAAAAAACAGGTTCTGTAGAGGCAGAACTAAACAAACCAGGGAACCACTATCCTCTTATACCCAAAGGAGAAATAGCAATTATTGAAGTCCAGGACGAAGTTTCTATTGCTGAGATTCTATTTCTTAACGATCCGGCCAGGTCAGTAGAACCAGGGGACCGCCTGACGCTGATTGAAGATGGAGACATTGTTGACCAGGGAGGCTTAGGGACAGCTAAAAACACCAAAAAAGATCTGTTAACAGGACTTTATTCCTTTCGAGACTTCCTAGCTACCTGGAACCGGGTCAAAGAATCTGAATCACTGATGAGTATGGCTTTAGTGCGCATAGATGAATTGAAAAAAGGAAAAAGCGGCATCCAGGGAGAAAAGCTCGTCCAGGAGCTATCACTCATAGCTCGAAAAATTTTCCCTGAAAAGACATTGGGTGGACGATATAGTCTAAATTGCCTTATCTTTTACCTCCCCAATGTGGATAGAAAACATGCTTTAGACCTTGCTCTTGAGATAACCACACAGGCCCAGGCAAAATTTGGCCTCAATTTAGGTATTGGCCTGGCAAGTTATCCTTTTCTTAACTTTAGCCCGTCACATCTATTGGACAATTGCCGCAAGGCCCTCGACCATGCCCTGTTTCTCGATCCGCCTAAAGTAGCATGTTTTGATTCTATTTCCTTAAACATTAGTGCCGACCGCCTCTTTGCTCATGGAGACATTTACCAGGCCATGGAAGAATACAAACTATCTCTGGCCGCTGATGAAAATAATAATCTGGCCCGCAATTCCTTAGGGATTTGTTATGCTCGATTGGGTCATCTGGGTCTGGCCAAACAACTTTTTCAGGAAATCATTTCCTGTGAGCCAGAGAATCTCATGGCTCGGTACAACTATGCCTGTGCCTGTCTGAAATTAGATGAACTGGTAGAAGCTGAAAAATCTTTTCTCCAATGCCTTCAACTTGACCCTGAACACAGCTTCAGCCTGTTCCGCCTGGGTCAAATAGAAGAAAACAAAGGTCACCTTGGCAAAGCCTGGGAATACTATCAAAAGGCCCAGCAAACAAAGGATGGTCGGGGACTGGCCCCCAGACATTTAGCAAGACTGGCCCATAAAAAAGGCGAACAGGAAAAAGCCCGGGAATACCTGCATCAGGCACTCGTTTACAATCCCAAAGATGCCTATGCTCTGAATCTCCTGGCCAGGATTTATCTTGAAAGCGGTGATGACCCTGAAGTGGCAGAAACTCTGGCCAGGCAAAGTGTGAGTCTAAAACCGGATATAGCCTCTTTTTGGGAAGTGCTGGCCCAAAGTCTGCAAGCCCAGGGCAAAACAGAACAAGCCCGTAAGGCTAGATCACGCATGACAGTTTAGCCCACTGTTTTCTTATCAATCCATTCCTTCCCCTCAGTCAAATCTCACCAAGGTGGGACTAAGGGAGGTGCTAATAATTGATGTTTCTTTAAGGAAACTCTTATTTAAGAGCCTGTGGCAAACCCCATTTTATCCGCTGATTGAAAGTCTTGGTTTCTGAAATGCATTACAAAGGGCTTTGGGTAACCCATCTTAGGGAAGATTACGGAAAAACTAGTCTCAAACTTGTCTGAAAACAACAGAGTAACTTAAAAGTAACTGTTTCTTTTTAAAGGAGAGGATTTTCTATGTCTAATAAATACATAACAGACATTCACCAAGTAAAAAAATTGACTAAGAATGATTTGCAGAGAATTGAGCCAGTTGTCCAAAAATTTGGCTTCAGGGCCAATGAATTTTATCTATCTCTAATTAACTGGGATGATCCTCACGATCCCATCCGACGAGTCATCATCCCCGATGAAGAAGAGCTGACTCCCTGGGGCCGTTTAGACGCTTCAGATGAACAAAACTACACAGTTTATCCGGGCCTGCAACATAAGTATACAAGCACTGCTGTTCTTCTGGTCAGCAATACTTGCGGTGGGTTTTGTCGCTTTTGTTTTCGCAAAAGATTATTTTTATACCCTGAAGAGGAAGAGTATATTCGCGACCTTGAACAGGCTCTTGACTATCTAAAACAGCACAAGGAAGTGAGCAATGTATTACTTACAGGCGGGGACGGTCTTATGTTGTCTACTTCCAGGCTAAAAAAAATCATCGAGTCCTTGCGTCAAATCGACCATATCCAAGTCATCCGCATCGGCACAAAGCTTTTGGCCTATAATCCATATCGAGTACTTGAAGATCCTGAACTACTGGAACTGATTAAAAAATTCAGCACCCCTCAAAAAAGAATATATATAATGACCCATTTTAACCATCCCAATGAGATCACAACGCAAAGTCAACAAGCTGCTCAACTTTTACTCACATCCGGAGCCATCCTGGCAAACCAGACACCAATGCTTAAAGGAGTCAACGACGACCCGAAAATATTGTCCGATTTATTCAGAAAACTCTCATACATAGGCATCCCACCTTATTATGTCTTTTTATGCCGGCCAACAGTTGGTAATAAGGGTTTCGCCATACCCGTTGAAAAGGCCCTGGAAATATTTCAGCAGGCCCAGACGATGGGTTCAGGACTGGCCAAAAGGGCCAGGCTGACCATGTCCCACAGCACAGGCAAATTGGAGGTTGTCTTCCAAACTGAGGATAAAATTTATTTCCGCTACCACCGTTCAGCAGATCCCAAGCATAGCGGAAAGGTTATGATCTTTAAACGCAATCCCAATGCCTATTGGCTGGACGACTATGAAGAAAAGGTTGCTGAGCAGAGCTGTTCTAAACCAATGCCTCGCTTATAATGGAGGCTAGAAGCATGTTTCGCAAGTAAAACCAGAACGAAACTCGAATTATTCAGCTGCAGCCTTGTCCAGGTCCGCAAGTAACTTATTCAACTCAATCCCATATTTTTGGGCCACCTCTTCCAGGGTACAAAAAAGACTCTGGCAGCAAATACATTCGCCAGCCAACTTATCATATTCACGAAATACTTGCTCTGTCTGCCTATATTTGGCTACCACATCCAGTACTGTTAACTGAGGAGTAATCTTTTGCGTCATTTTTCCCTTCCTCATTTTCTTTTGATAGACCCAAAAATTTTCGTTTAGTCGTCATAATCAACTCTTTGCCCAAAAATGTTTTTTTTCAGATTAACGCTTTCCTTGCTTAAAATCATCTCCCTTGTCCATAAAGCCGAGGGCTCTATCTGCTCTGCCTTGGGACCAAAATCATAACTACTTACATCCAGAACAAGTTCCTTGGCTATACTTGCACTGTCTTTGGCATTAAACACATTTGTCAACAGTTCATAAGTAAATTCTTCCACCCCTTTAGCCATGCGCTCTCTCACGCCTTTGGGCTCACTTAACAGCTTATTTTCAAAAGGCAAATTCAACTTTTTATAGTTTCCACCTTTAAAGCCATTCTCCCGAGCACAGGCAACCATCTCCGCCCACAGCTCTTCACTGACCCCTTTTCCCTTTTCTTTGATAAACTCTCCTTTCTCGTCTAGTTCGGCATTACCATATTCATTGACTCTGACTCCCCAGGAAATCATCTGTAAGGCCGTGGCCACGTTGGCCTTTGTGGTATTTGTCTTCTCCGTAATCTCGCGTAACCGATCAGAATCATTACCCGATGTACCGTGCTGGGCACCTGAAACCTTGTATGGTTCTAGTGCTGCATGAACCATGGCCGTCAAATCTAGCTGAATTCCAACGTCACTGGCCTGAATCCCATGGGTAGTTCCATTATTTAAGGCAATCCAATCCGGAAAAATGGAATTGGCATTGAGCCCTTTAATCAGAAACAAGACCTCTTCTGGTGTGGATAGCCCTTCCTTGCCTTTAATCTCCCCTACTTCGGTTTCATACCCTCCCCAAGAAGGAATTTTAGAAAAAAGCTCCCTGTTGGCCAACAGATTTTCCTTGTCTGACAAATGGGAAGCATCAATGGCTATAGAGGTAACGCCCTGCTCGAACATAGAGGGAATCTGAATCTTAGCCTTTTCTAAATCCTGTTTGTTTTTGATTGTAAAGTGATCAGCATGAATGGCTACCGGAATAGTAATATTCATTTCATTACATAACCCATCAACTATGCGAGCTAAATTCCAAAAGTTTACGGCACAATAAGGGCTTGGTCCGCCTTCTGATTTAGCAATCTCCAGAATTACAGCGGCATTTGCCCTTTGCGCGGCCATTAAAACACCGCGAATGACAAAATAATTGCGGCCATTAGCAGCAATGGTCATGGCTTTGCCCTTGGCCAACATGGCCCGGTCAATGACTTTGCCACTGACGAGTAAAGCTTTGGAACAGGGGAAAATCCTTTGTATATTAGGGGGACGACCAACTTTAAGCAAAGTAGCGTAATTTTTATCCATATCTGCCTCCATTTGTTCAGGTTGCCATTTCTAACTATGCTCTTTAGAATATCTCTTTGTTTACCTTAACATCCTTCATACGACTTAGGGGAAAAACAATGTCTAAAATAATTTTTCTTGGTCTGGCCGGAGGCCTGGGAGCAATTAGCCGGTATTATATATCCGGATTAGTACAAAACTATTTTAATACCACTTACCCCCTAGGCACAGCTGCTGTTAATCTCCTTGGATGCCTGGCTTTTGGTTTTATTTGGGCCTTACTTGAAGATAAACTACTACTGGCGCCCTCTCTTCGACTTTATGTCCTGACAGGATTTATGGGGGCCTTCACCACGTTTTCTACTTTTAGCTTTGAAACTGCCAACCTGGTTCGCTACTCTCAATGGTTTTGGGCCATGACAAATCTGGTAGGACAAAATGTTTTAGGTATATCTCTTATCTTTTTTGGGATGTTTTTGGCAAGGATAATCAAATAATTTTTTTTAATGACAAAAAGGGTGCCAAAAAAAAAATTAATCTTTGAAAAAAAATGTTGACTTCGGGAACGGATTTGCATAAATGCTTCTTCTCGGTTGCGAACGAGAGCAATCAAAATTCCCCGGTAGCTCAATCGGCAGAGCGGGTGGCTGTTAACCACTAGGTTGGCGGTTCGAGTCCGTCCCGGGGAGCCAGAAAACAAAGCCCCGTCAATAGCGGGGCTTTTTTATTTATGTTCCACTACGGTATTAGTCGACCTTTAAAAGGGTGCATCCGAGGCTGCACTTGGGTTGAACAGGTAAGTGATAGAATAGGCAGGATGCTCAAAGGAAATCCGTAGCGCATAACCTCTGCCATGTTTAGCTAGCCAGAATTGAAAACGAAATACAAGATTTCCAAAGAAAAGGCGGAGGGGCTGTCGCTCCCTCCGCCTTTTCTTTTTTTAAAATAAAGAGTCTATGCCCGGACCCAACTAAAGGACTTCCAATAATTTTTATTAGCCTTGGAGAATCACTTGACCTGAACACAACAACACAACCAGCCTAAATAAAACCATCTTTGGTAATACTCTCTAACTCCCCGCTTCATGAAACCAACAATTATCCCTCAACAAATTGTATTTATAGAACAAAATAAGTGCGTTATTGCATATATGACAGATTAAAAATTTCTTGTTAAGTAAAAATTATAGAAAACTTTTGAAGCTTACTCAAATTCTCCCTAATAATTTGCTCAAAAGCCATTGTTGTGTTAAATAACCATGGAGAAACCTAAAATTCCACATCACGGGCATAAAGTGAATGCACATATATTATAGTTTTCACTAGTCGAGATGCAAGCATGGAGAGGTGTTCTATGAAGTTCGAACTGAAAGGCTATGTTGAACGTATAAAGCCAGCTGAGAACTTCCACCAACTAGTCGTTCGAGATTCAGAGACTAAAGAAAAATGGGTTTTATACACTGGAGACAATGTTAGCCTTTCTACACTTTTAATCTGTCAAAAGAATAATTTTTTGGTGCGTATCCGAGGTTGGGCAAGGCAGGACAAAGACAATATTTTTTTTCGAATATCTTCTTATGATGTTCTGGACACACGATATGTACCTGTCAGATTCTAACTATTTTTGTGTAAATTACAAGGAACAAATCTCGCTTGTACTCGCCTAAAAGAGACAAATTTTAGCGCTCAAACCAAGACAACTCAATAAACATAACAGATGTTGGGCTATTTTTAGCAAAATTACAGCGTAGAACTGCTATGTACTTCTAAAACAAATAATTTCTTCTTTTCTCCATTTATCTAAGTGATAATTGTTGTTGAAAAAAGAAAACTAGTTGCAGAATGCACTAAAATATAATATATATAAAGTAATAAGTTACATTAACTTATTAACTAAGATTTAAAATGAACGATAAACTATTGATCATTTCTGTCCTTTCAGATCGATTCGGTATCTGTCGCCTTGCTCCGAATATGCCTCTCCCAGCATGGGCAGTTGCTGGCCCCTTCTATTCCATCACCCGAACTACAGAGGAGTTATCTGTTGTATGCCCTGAGTTGGCAATCCCAGATGAAATAGTAAGCGAAAAAGGTTGGCGCTGTTTAAAGATACATGGTCCCCTGGATTTTTCTCTAACAGTGATTCTTTCATCCCTAACGATACCGCTCACAAAAGCGGGCATCAGTGTTTTTGCCATATCCACCTACGACACAGATTACTTATTGATCCAAGAAACAGAACTTGAGAAAGCAAAAACTGCCCTAAGTGAGGCAGGACACAAGATTGTTGACTGAATGCTAAATATACGTATTAAAAAAAGACTCAACTTTCTGACATGATTAACATCCTCAAATTACTACACAATTGAAGAGAGCATTTTCTGAAATGCATTACAAACGGGTTGGGTAACACATCTTGGCGAAGATTGCGGAAGTGCTGTGCATAGGGAGGTTATTCCATCGAACTTTCGAAACCCATCATAACAACAGAAAAGGCATTAAATAATATTCTATTGACTAACCCCATTATGCACAGCCAGCAAGCAAGCCTTAGATGTGTCCAAGTCTTTGTTAGCATTGAAGAAAATGCGCTCGCAAATTAACTCAGAAAGTTGAGTAAAAGAGCAATAACTATCTCCAAAAAGAACTATAAGTACATCTTGGAACACATTACTCGCCGGATATAAAGACTTAACCCTTTTTAATCAAAAAGATAGATACTCAAAAAAGAATTATTAAAACAAATGAAGATACCAATATATCAAATCGATGCCTTCACTAGTCAAGTTTTTGCTGGAAACCCAGCTGCAGTATGCTTACTAGAAAGTTGGTTAGACACTCCCACACTGCAAGCCATTGCCAGAGAGAATAATCTTTCAGAGACAGCATTTGTCGTTCAAAAAGAAAATTACTATGAAATCCGATGGTTTACTCCGTCAGTAGAAGTCGATTTATGCGGTCATGCAACTTTAGCCTCTGCTTTTGTCATTTTCAACTATATGGATACTTCAATTGAAGAAATTACATTTGTCTCATCTAAAAGTGGAAAACTTATTGTATCTCGTGAAAAAGATTTACTGAAAATGAACTTCCCTTCCCAGCCACCAAAACAATGCAATCCTCCACAAGAACTGCTTCAAGCTCTTGGCAGAAAACCTATAGAGGTATTGAGTTCAGAAGATTATCTTGCGGTATTTCAAACCGAAGACGAAATAGTATCATTAAAGCCCGATATGGAAAAACTTAAACGACTCCCTTTGCGTGGAATTATTGTCACTGCTAAAAGCAAAAAAGCTGATTTTGTTTCTCGTTTTTTCGCCCCAAAACTTGGGGTTAATGAAGACCCTGTTACAGGTTCAGCTCATTGCACCTTGATTCCATATTGGAAGACCAGGATGAACAAAAAGACTTTTTACGCTCAACAGGTGTCACAACGAGGT contains:
- a CDS encoding glycosyltransferase produces the protein MQVVHFSALKEQGGAARVARILHKRLSSQGVVSDHVWEVEGQGLEGLLQKSDRSILHIHSCLNWLDVLKKIAGLSRVVITAHDCSLITGGCVYPLQCEQWKTGCEYCERGFVQSHKVWQSKKDILFQTRPLIVSPSKWLGKMVRQFLPEFKIKVIPNGIEWDEEVVKDSGLLNQFNFLKKYPSVLFVAHGGTKAVYKGGSRWEDVWQKIAEAMPEARALFVGGDKIRQERNLYFLPYLPQDTLYALMQSCSVLAYPTVADNHPLIVLEAMRCRLPVVAFNVGGIGEQIVHGETGILINSGNWDELAQEVVRLLKKRRRARFMADTAFERGKQFFSASRMVSEYIKIYAQIDSRGNHAR
- a CDS encoding diguanylate cyclase domain-containing protein; this encodes MEKNQNQITLDKNDLIQFEPVLQKFLREIFLFTSHSLYFPQAIPNQVKGNEQLKPILEKDRLLLPLVFKNNFLGLFVARDVDPAQIKSLLPYLVTMTSLCLDKLYLYKTSITDPLTALFNHNFLQKTIEDEIELILANITLGPNSSLDASLNGYSATFGIILIDLDRFHVINDNFGYEFGDKVLRRIGEELKKLCPEKSVLARIEGDTFALFYPHSSPRKCIKLAKKLKTNISNLIFSYPLSDEQVSVCASFGIVNFPEDIFGPQFQKTATELTHILVEKAKRTLDAAKRNGGNQVYSFGQILSQGGLVLKTLPLGRLILNLSKYVDAREGQRFLVWSQKTGSVEAELNKPGNHYPLIPKGEIAIIEVQDEVSIAEILFLNDPARSVEPGDRLTLIEDGDIVDQGGLGTAKNTKKDLLTGLYSFRDFLATWNRVKESESLMSMALVRIDELKKGKSGIQGEKLVQELSLIARKIFPEKTLGGRYSLNCLIFYLPNVDRKHALDLALEITTQAQAKFGLNLGIGLASYPFLNFSPSHLLDNCRKALDHALFLDPPKVACFDSISLNISADRLFAHGDIYQAMEEYKLSLAADENNNLARNSLGICYARLGHLGLAKQLFQEIISCEPENLMARYNYACACLKLDELVEAEKSFLQCLQLDPEHSFSLFRLGQIEENKGHLGKAWEYYQKAQQTKDGRGLAPRHLARLAHKKGEQEKAREYLHQALVYNPKDAYALNLLARIYLESGDDPEVAETLARQSVSLKPDIASFWEVLAQSLQAQGKTEQARKARSRMTV
- a CDS encoding MBL fold metallo-hydrolase is translated as MAEIRIFQLGVLQTNCYLIVSQNKAVVIDPGGDPREVISFLSQNNLKLTHILNTHLHFDHIQGNAALARATGAPILANKEDEFLLQTELGAGGFMDFPETEPFDFVDLSESEQNFLGFACQVLATPGHTPGSLSFYFPELEAVFVGDLIFFRSVGRTDFPGGSLEILKKSAQEKIFTLPDDTIIYPGHGEETRVMDEKLHNPFFHEVPII
- the crcB gene encoding fluoride efflux transporter CrcB, giving the protein MSKIIFLGLAGGLGAISRYYISGLVQNYFNTTYPLGTAAVNLLGCLAFGFIWALLEDKLLLAPSLRLYVLTGFMGAFTTFSTFSFETANLVRYSQWFWAMTNLVGQNVLGISLIFFGMFLARIIK
- a CDS encoding nitroreductase family protein, translating into MTVDIFDAIFNRRSIRKFTEQDVDREKIIKILDAGRWAPSGLNNQPWRFLVVKDEQRKAKLAECTRYGHIVRQANTLIVVFLAKDAMYNATKDYQGAGACIQNMLLAAHGLGLGAVWLGEILNQETQVHEVLNTDPEQLELMAVIAMGYPAQEGSSSRKDLSQLLLEEF
- a CDS encoding DUF1858 domain-containing protein yields the protein MTQKITPQLTVLDVVAKYRQTEQVFREYDKLAGECICCQSLFCTLEEVAQKYGIELNKLLADLDKAAAE
- a CDS encoding class II fructose-bisphosphate aldolase, whose translation is MDKNYATLLKVGRPPNIQRIFPCSKALLVSGKVIDRAMLAKGKAMTIAANGRNYFVIRGVLMAAQRANAAVILEIAKSEGGPSPYCAVNFWNLARIVDGLCNEMNITIPVAIHADHFTIKNKQDLEKAKIQIPSMFEQGVTSIAIDASHLSDKENLLANRELFSKIPSWGGYETEVGEIKGKEGLSTPEEVLFLIKGLNANSIFPDWIALNNGTTHGIQASDVGIQLDLTAMVHAALEPYKVSGAQHGTSGNDSDRLREITEKTNTTKANVATALQMISWGVRVNEYGNAELDEKGEFIKEKGKGVSEELWAEMVACARENGFKGGNYKKLNLPFENKLLSEPKGVRERMAKGVEEFTYELLTNVFNAKDSASIAKELVLDVSSYDFGPKAEQIEPSALWTREMILSKESVNLKKNIFGQRVDYDD
- a CDS encoding ACT domain-containing protein, whose product is MNDKLLIISVLSDRFGICRLAPNMPLPAWAVAGPFYSITRTTEELSVVCPELAIPDEIVSEKGWRCLKIHGPLDFSLTVILSSLTIPLTKAGISVFAISTYDTDYLLIQETELEKAKTALSEAGHKIVD
- a CDS encoding PhzF family phenazine biosynthesis protein; protein product: MKIPIYQIDAFTSQVFAGNPAAVCLLESWLDTPTLQAIARENNLSETAFVVQKENYYEIRWFTPSVEVDLCGHATLASAFVIFNYMDTSIEEITFVSSKSGKLIVSREKDLLKMNFPSQPPKQCNPPQELLQALGRKPIEVLSSEDYLAVFQTEDEIVSLKPDMEKLKRLPLRGIIVTAKSKKADFVSRFFAPKLGVNEDPVTGSAHCTLIPYWKTRMNKKTFYAQQVSQRGGELFCEDCGDRVAIAGKAVKYMQGTITI
- a CDS encoding KamA family radical SAM protein: MSNKYITDIHQVKKLTKNDLQRIEPVVQKFGFRANEFYLSLINWDDPHDPIRRVIIPDEEELTPWGRLDASDEQNYTVYPGLQHKYTSTAVLLVSNTCGGFCRFCFRKRLFLYPEEEEYIRDLEQALDYLKQHKEVSNVLLTGGDGLMLSTSRLKKIIESLRQIDHIQVIRIGTKLLAYNPYRVLEDPELLELIKKFSTPQKRIYIMTHFNHPNEITTQSQQAAQLLLTSGAILANQTPMLKGVNDDPKILSDLFRKLSYIGIPPYYVFLCRPTVGNKGFAIPVEKALEIFQQAQTMGSGLAKRARLTMSHSTGKLEVVFQTEDKIYFRYHRSADPKHSGKVMIFKRNPNAYWLDDYEEKVAEQSCSKPMPRL